The following DNA comes from Hyalangium ruber.
AGCGCCAGCGCCTCGCGGAAGTCGTGCGGCACCTTCAGCACCGCGTACAGCGACGTCAGCAACACCGGCACCACGTGCGCCGGCAGCCCGTCCACGCCCTGCAGCTCCGCGCGCGGTACGCCAATCTTCCGCAGCGCATCCAGCGCCCGGCCCTTGTCCCACGTGAGCAGCCGAGGCAGGTGCCGCAGTTCCTCCGCCAGCCCCTTGTCATGTACCGCCGCCGCCAGCGCCAGCCGCTCGCAGAAGTCCGCCGACGTCAGCGGCTCCTCCTCCATGCCCAGCGCCACCGCCTGAGCGAAGGCCGCCGCCGCCGCCGCGCACACCGGATCCTTGTGGGTGATGATGGCCAGCACCCCGGCGTCGTGCGGCAACCGCGCGCTGCCGTTCTCGAAGAGCCCCACCACCATCGCCCGGCTCAGCACCGAGGGACACTTGAGCCCCAGCGGCGCCCCCGCGCTCATCCACGGCTTGCCGCCCGCCAGCCGCTGCAGCGCCTCGGACAGCCCTCGGGGCGGCTGGAGGATGACGCCCTCCTGCCACAGCCACGCGAAGTGCGCCGCCGCGCTGCGCCCGTCCACCTTGCCCTCGCGAATCACGCTCTCGCTGGCGGCCAGCAACAGCTGCGTGTCGTCCGAGAACTGCCCCTTGGCGAACTTGCCACGCGGGCGTGGGGCGAAGTCATCCGCCAGGTGCGTGAGCCGCGTGAGGCTCGCCGGCGGAATGCCCCGCAGCGGAAACCCCAGGGCGTCCCCGATGGCGAGGCCCAGGAAGGCCGCATGGAACCTGTCCTGGCGCTCTGCGGGGGTCAGCGGCATCGGAGGCGCGCAGATTACCCGAGGCTCGTTCCAGCACCAGCCCCCAGATGCAGGGCTCACACACGGCTACGTGTCGCCGTCACGCCCCAGGTTCACCACCGCCTGCAACCGCGCGACCACCGCCTCCGCGCCCTGGTGCAGGTGTGTCCCATCCCACAGGGCGGGCGCCGTCTTCCCACCCAGGCGGTGGAAATCAGCCTCCACCTCCGGGTAGGTGAGGTTGCGAAAGCGCACCCGGTCCTCCAGCCCGTAGTCCACCACGTAGCGCCGCGCCACCGCCGACGCCGGGTCGGCGATGTGGTGGAACAGCTCGAGCTGGGCCGAGGTCATCTGCCCGAGGATTATGGACCACCCGCCGCCGCGGGGGGCAGGAAGAAGTCCGCCAGGTCCTTGCGTGATCGCTGGATGACATCCGCCAGGGTGTACTTGTCCAACACGGCCAGGAACGCCTCGCGCGCCTCGTACAGCACGCCCTTGAGGCCACACGCGGGGGCGATGGGGCAGGTGTTCTCCGCCTTGTTGAAGCACTCCACCAGGTGGAAGTCCGGCTCGGTGGCGCGGAACACCCTGCCCAGCGGAATCTCCGAGGGCGTGCGCGCGAGCGTGAGGCCCCCCGCGCGCCCGGGGCGCACCTCGATGAAGCCTTCCTTGCCCAGCGCTTGCACCACGCGCACCAGGTGGTTCTTGGAGATGCCGTAGGCCTCGCTCACCTCCTGCGTGGAGACGAGCCCCTGCGGGCGCGCGGCCAGGTACAGCAGCACGCGCAGCGAGTAGTCAGCGTGAAGCGTTAGATGCACGAGGCATGGCTCCCGCTCCCGCCGCCGGGGACGCGCTCGGCAGGAAGGCATCCGCGTGGATGTCCTTCATCGAGAGCCCCGCCAGGAAGAGCTTCTTCCTCAGGGATAGCACCAGCTCCGGGTTGCCGCAGAGGAACGCGCGCCCACCCGTGGGCTTCGGACACTCGGCGCGGATGAGCGCATCCAGCGCGCCCACGTGCAGCCCTTCCTCCAGGCGGCCCTCCAGCACACTCGGCCGGTAGTGCAGATTCGGATGGCGCGCCGCCAGCGCCCTCAGCGCCTCCACCAGATACAGCCCGCGCGAGTCCCTCGCGCCGTGGAACAGCCAGATGGGGCCCGTGTGCCCCTGCGCCAGCGCGTCCCGGGCGATGCCGTACAGCGGCGCCAGGCCCGTGCCCGTCCCCGCCAACACCAGCGTCTGCTCGGGGCGACCCGCCACGTAGAAGCACTCCCCCGCCGGCCCCTGGAGGCTCACCGTGTCGCCTGGCTTCGCCTCCGTGCTCAGCCAGGTGCTCATCGCCCCGCCCGGCAGCAGGCGCACGTGCAACTCCAGGTGCTCCTCCCGAGGCAGGCTCGCCACCGAGTAGCTGCGCGCCAGCCCGTCCTCGCGCAGCAATGTGAGGTACTGCCCCGCCCGGTACTCGAAGGGCGCCCGCGCCCACAGCCGCACCCGCAGCACGTCCGCGCTCAAGGGCTCCAGCGCCTCGATGCGCGCCGGTACCCGCAGCTCCTCACCGCCCGCCACCTCCAGGTCCATGCCCGGCTCCAGCTGACAGGAGCAGGCCAGGAAGTAGTTGCGCGCCTTCAGCGTCTCCTTGAGCCCCGCCTGCGCCTTCTCCGGCACCGCGCCGCTCGAGGCCCGCATCAGGCACGACTGGCACACCCCCGCCTTGCACGCGTGCGGCACCCCCACCCCCTGCCGCAACAGCCCGTCCAGGACGGACTCCTGTGCCTCCAGCGGGTACCAGCGCTCCTGGTAGTTCACCCGGGACATGGCCGCCTCCTCCCGCTACTTGTTGAGCACGTCCGCGCGCACGCTCTCGGCCAGCGCGCCCACCTGCTGGATGAGGGGCGCCGGCACCCCGAGATCGCTCAGCGTGCCCGCCAGGTGCTCCACCACCACGTTGAAGTGCGTGTCGTTCAGCCCCTGCTTCACCAGGTGCGCGTGCCCCCGGCGCATGTCCTGCCCCGTGTAGCTATTGGGCCCGCCGCACACCATCGTCAGGAACGCCTTCTGCTTCGCCGCCTGGCGCTCCATGTCCACCCCCTCGAAGAAGCGGCTGATGCGGTCGTCCGACAACACCCGCCGGTAGAAGATGTCCACCGCCGCGTCCATCGCCTTCGCTCCGCCAATCTGCTCGTACAGGGTGCTCATGGTTTGCCTCCTGGCCTTTCATGGCCCGAAAAGATGTATATCAAATGCATCTTTTACGGCACGGAGTCAAATCAGGGGAGTATGCGGGTCTCGAATGGTGGGGATAAGGGACGCCCCGAGGGCGCGCTGGAAGGACCCACAGCGCGCCACTTCGCGACGTCTGAGAGTGAGCTAGCGCGTACCGGCGGCCGTCATGCGCGCCGTCTCACGGCGCACGGTCGCCTGCTCCAGCTGGTAGCGGGCGTCCTCGGGCGCCAGGCCCTTGAGGCGCTCCTGCGCCTCGTTCATCCGCCGGCGCGCCGCCTCCACGTCGATGCCCGACACCGGCTCGGCGCCATCGGCCAGCACCAGCACCTTGTCGTTGCCGACCTCCACGAAGCCGCCCGCCACGAAGAACGACTCGCGCCGGCCGCCGTCGATGATCGTCAGCGCCCCCGGCTCCATCAGCGACAGGAACGGCGTGTGGCCCGGCCGCACGCCAAAGAGGCCATGGCCGCCCGGCACGATGGCCTCATCCGCCTGCACGGAGAGGATGCGCTTCTCAGGGGTCACAATCTCCACGGTCAGCTTCGCCATGTGCTCCTCGGGTACCGCGCTGCTGCATTCAGAACGACAGCGAGTAGAACTTGCCGCCTACCGCCTCGAACTCCACCTTCTCCTGGTCCGTCAGGCGCGGGCCCTTGCCGGGAATCCCCAGCGTGCCCTCGAGCCACTTGAAGTGGCCCTGCATCTGCCGCACCTCACTCAGCTCCTTCGACTTCAGGAAGTCCGGCAGCCGCTTCTCCTGCAGCTTCTGCCCGGCCCGGTCGTACAGCGCCGCCACCGGCGTGTTCGCCCAGCCCGGAATCCGAACCTTCCTCTTGCCCTGCTTGAGCACCAGCCCCTTGGTGCCCTTCTCCGCCAGCGGGTGCAGCACCCAGAAGCGCTCCCCGTCGTTGGAGGCGAAGTACAGGTCATTCACCGTGCCGACGCACCCGGAGAACTGCCACGCCAGCCCGCTCTCCTTGAGCATCTCCACGCGGCACTGGCCCGGCGCATCCTCCACCAGGCGAACGCTGTAGAGACCATTGGCGCTCACCCGCGCCTTGCTGGCGCGCTCCGCGGCAAGGCCGGGGAGCGCGAGCAACAAGGCGATGGCGAACAGGGGGCGCAGCATGGAGCACCTCCGGGCCGGCACGCCGGCGAACTAGGCGGCCGCGATCTTCCGGGCGTTCTCGAGCACCTCGTTGATGTCGCCCGCCATGTAGAAGGCCGCCTCGGGGATGTCGTCGTGCTTGCCGTCGGCGATCTCCTTGAAGCCCTGGATGGTGTCCTGGAGCTTCACGTAGCGGCCCGGCTTGCCGGTGAACACCTCGGCGACGAAGAACGGCTGCGACAGGAAGCGCTGGATCTTCCGCGCGCGCGCCACCGTCTGCTTGTCCGCCTCGGACAGCTCGTCCATGCCGAGGATGGCGATGATGTCCTGCAGCTCCTTGTACTTCTGGAGGATGCCCTGGACCTTGCGGGCCACGCTGTAGTGCTCGGCGCCCACCACGTTCGGGTCGAGGATGCGGCTGGTGGAGTCGAGCGGATCCACCGCGGGGTAGATGCCCAGCTCGGAGATGGCGCGGTTGAGCACCGTCGTCGCGTCCAGGTGGGCGAACGTGGTGGCGGGCGCGGGGTCCGTCAGGTCGTCGGCGGGCACGTAGATGGCCTGCACCGAGGTGATGGAGCCCTTGGTGGTGGAGGTGATGCGCTCCTGCAGGGCGCCCATCTCGGTGGACAGCGTGGGCTGGTAACCCACGGCGCTCGGAATACGGCCCAGGAGCGCGGACACCTCGGAGCCGGCCTGCGTGAACCGGAAGATGTTGTCCACGAAGAGGAGCACGTCGCGCCCCTCCACGTCACGGAAGTACTCGGCGATGGTCAGCGCGGAGAGGGCCACGCGGGCGCGGGCTCCGGGCGGCTCGTTCATCTGCCCGTACACCAGCACGCACTGGCTCTTCTCCAGGTCCTGCGTGTTGATGACGCCGCCTTCCTGCATCTCGTGGTACAGGTCGTTGCCCTCGCGGGTGCGCTCACCCACGCCGGCGAACACCGAGAAGCCGCCGCGCTCCTTGGCGACGTTGCGGATGAGCTCCATCAGGAGCACCGTCTTGCCCACGCCGGCGCCGCCGAACAGGCCGATCTTCCCACCGCGGGTGTACGGGGCGAGCAGGTCGATGACCTTGATGCCCGTCTCGAAGGCCTGCACGCGCACGTCCTGGTCCACGAAGAGCGGAGCCGGGCGGTGGATGGGCCAGGTCTGCTGGGCCTTCACGGGGCCCTTCTCGTCCACCGGCGCGCCGGTGACGTTCAGGATGCGGCCCAGGGTGGGCTTGCCCACCGGAACCTGGATGGGAGCGCCGGTGTTCTTCACCGTCTGGCCGCGGGCCAGGCCCTCGGTGGAGTCCATGGAGATGCAGCGCACCATGTTCTCGCCCAGGTGCTGAGCCACCTCGATGGTGAGGTTGTCGGCCTCGGAGCTCACCGTGGGGTTGGACACCGTGAGGGCGGTGTACACCTCCGGCAGTCCTCCGGGCGGGAACTCCACGTCAATCACGGGTCCGAGAACCTGGGTGATCTTGCCTACCGTCGCAGCTTGAGCGCTCATGAGTTCGTCTGCCTCTTGCGAAGGGCGGCGCGGCCGCCTCGCGTCGAAAATCGGCCCGAGGGTGGGAGGGCGGGCCCCCTTTACCGGGGGGCTGCTACGGGGTCAAGCCTCGTGGCACGCCAGTCAGAAGAGCGTCTTAAGTCCCCGGGTGCCACCGTGCCAAGGGCTACTTGCCGTCTGGCTGGTAGACGAGCGGCAGGCCGCCGCTGCCCCCGCTGCCCACCAGGATGATCTTCGAGTTGGGGCTGGCCGCCAGCTTCTCGGTGATTTCGATGCCCTTGAGGCGCAGGTACTCCTCGGTCAGCCCCTGGCGGACGATGCTCTGGTACTTGGCGATGCCCTCGGCTTCGATCTGCTTGCGCTCGGCCTCCTGGCGCTCCTTGTCGAGGGTGAAGCGCATCTTCTGGCTGCGCTGCTCCTCGGCCAGCTTGTCGCCGATGGCCTGGCGGATGGCCTCTGGCAGCCCCACGTCGCGCACCAGGATGGCCTCCACCACCACGTGCTTGCCCGCCAGCGCCCGGGTCACCTCGTCGTAGATCTCCTTTTCGATCTGCTCGCGCTTGCTGGAGTAGATCTCCTCGGGCGCGTAGCGGCCGAACACCTTGCGCGCCTCCGAGCGGACGATGGGGCCCACCAGGATGTCCGCGTAGCGGGGGCCCGTCTGGGTGTGCAGCTCGAAGATCTTGGCCGCCTCCGGCCGGTAGCGCACGCTGGCGTCCACCTTCAGGTCCAGGCCGTTGTTGGACAGCACG
Coding sequences within:
- a CDS encoding FAD-binding oxidoreductase, which encodes MSRVNYQERWYPLEAQESVLDGLLRQGVGVPHACKAGVCQSCLMRASSGAVPEKAQAGLKETLKARNYFLACSCQLEPGMDLEVAGGEELRVPARIEALEPLSADVLRVRLWARAPFEYRAGQYLTLLREDGLARSYSVASLPREEHLELHVRLLPGGAMSTWLSTEAKPGDTVSLQGPAGECFYVAGRPEQTLVLAGTGTGLAPLYGIARDALAQGHTGPIWLFHGARDSRGLYLVEALRALAARHPNLHYRPSVLEGRLEEGLHVGALDALIRAECPKPTGGRAFLCGNPELVLSLRKKLFLAGLSMKDIHADAFLPSASPAAGAGAMPRASNASR
- a CDS encoding ADP-ribosylglycohydrolase family protein, yielding MPLTPAERQDRFHAAFLGLAIGDALGFPLRGIPPASLTRLTHLADDFAPRPRGKFAKGQFSDDTQLLLAASESVIREGKVDGRSAAAHFAWLWQEGVILQPPRGLSEALQRLAGGKPWMSAGAPLGLKCPSVLSRAMVVGLFENGSARLPHDAGVLAIITHKDPVCAAAAAAFAQAVALGMEEEPLTSADFCERLALAAAVHDKGLAEELRHLPRLLTWDKGRALDALRKIGVPRAELQGVDGLPAHVVPVLLTSLYAVLKVPHDFREALALVLRCGGEVDVAAAVTGGLLGAHLGTRALPPRLRKQVLYLENLVDTADRLFQARQVRETLATALALHRKR
- the atpD gene encoding F0F1 ATP synthase subunit beta; translation: MSAQAATVGKITQVLGPVIDVEFPPGGLPEVYTALTVSNPTVSSEADNLTIEVAQHLGENMVRCISMDSTEGLARGQTVKNTGAPIQVPVGKPTLGRILNVTGAPVDEKGPVKAQQTWPIHRPAPLFVDQDVRVQAFETGIKVIDLLAPYTRGGKIGLFGGAGVGKTVLLMELIRNVAKERGGFSVFAGVGERTREGNDLYHEMQEGGVINTQDLEKSQCVLVYGQMNEPPGARARVALSALTIAEYFRDVEGRDVLLFVDNIFRFTQAGSEVSALLGRIPSAVGYQPTLSTEMGALQERITSTTKGSITSVQAIYVPADDLTDPAPATTFAHLDATTVLNRAISELGIYPAVDPLDSTSRILDPNVVGAEHYSVARKVQGILQKYKELQDIIAILGMDELSEADKQTVARARKIQRFLSQPFFVAEVFTGKPGRYVKLQDTIQGFKEIADGKHDDIPEAAFYMAGDINEVLENARKIAAA
- a CDS encoding group I truncated hemoglobin gives rise to the protein MSTLYEQIGGAKAMDAAVDIFYRRVLSDDRISRFFEGVDMERQAAKQKAFLTMVCGGPNSYTGQDMRRGHAHLVKQGLNDTHFNVVVEHLAGTLSDLGVPAPLIQQVGALAESVRADVLNK
- a CDS encoding prohibitin family protein, translating into MKRLWGMLVLFTVSGCTCGTVPSGHGGIVFDSFGQGTQKDLYGEGLHVLRVGKDLIVYDLRVQELKEDLAVLSNNGLDLKVDASVRYRPEAAKIFELHTQTGPRYADILVGPIVRSEARKVFGRYAPEEIYSSKREQIEKEIYDEVTRALAGKHVVVEAILVRDVGLPEAIRQAIGDKLAEEQRSQKMRFTLDKERQEAERKQIEAEGIAKYQSIVRQGLTEEYLRLKGIEITEKLAASPNSKIILVGSGGSGGLPLVYQPDGK
- a CDS encoding RrF2 family transcriptional regulator, translating into MHLTLHADYSLRVLLYLAARPQGLVSTQEVSEAYGISKNHLVRVVQALGKEGFIEVRPGRAGGLTLARTPSEIPLGRVFRATEPDFHLVECFNKAENTCPIAPACGLKGVLYEAREAFLAVLDKYTLADVIQRSRKDLADFFLPPAAAGGP
- a CDS encoding F0F1 ATP synthase subunit epsilon, with translation MAKLTVEIVTPEKRILSVQADEAIVPGGHGLFGVRPGHTPFLSLMEPGALTIIDGGRRESFFVAGGFVEVGNDKVLVLADGAEPVSGIDVEAARRRMNEAQERLKGLAPEDARYQLEQATVRRETARMTAAGTR